The genomic DNA AGAAATGGGgtgctcgccgtgctcgccttAGCGACGGGGCTCGATCTCCGCCTGATAAACAACTTGGAAGGTACCCTTCCGACCCGAAACTTTCTGGAAGGTGCCGCCCATCTCTTCAAACAATTGGTAGGCCGTCTCGGGGATGCCAATACGCAGGCCCTTTATATATCCTTGTTTGCAGGCGGGGTGAAAAGTTGAGCCCGGCTCTCATAGTGGTGGACCTCTATCATGTTCTGGTTGCAAGATTGAAAGACTCGACGAAACTTCCCCCAGAGTTAGCTGTGTAGTTATATGGTCGTCGTGATCCTGTTAATTGTCGGTTGGTGAGGTAAAGTTGCCACTAAAGGCTAAGTCTATGACATTAAAGTTCCCGCATCACGCGGTAACATTGAGCCGCAATCTGTCTAGCTTCCGGAGAAAGGCTTTCTCTGTCCTCACTGGTCTCGGGAAATGAGCGTTTCCAAGTTTCCCAATGTTCGGAAATAGAGGCTTCCACGCTGTACTGTTTGCCGTATTTGCACACCGTGTCCGCTTCTGCGTCCTGCTTAAGCTTTCGTCCTGCAATGACAAGCCACTCATACATTGAGCTCAGGAATACCTCCACACCTGGGCGCCCGGAGCAGATCAGATTCAGCGTCTTATAGCCCCAACTGACGGACACACCTCCGAGCCCGCGCAGACACATTTCCGCTTCCGCCCTGGCGACAGCGGCATAATGTTGACGAAGCTGAGTTATTTGGTCCTCGGGAAGAGGGTGTTGGCTGGTATCCCAATCATTCCGCCCATGGAAGTGCAGACGGTACAAATCGCTCCACATGTGCCCGAAGTCGGGGAGTTGACTCCAGTCGATTtgcggtgccggcggcaacTTGGATATAGCCTCCAATAGATCAAGCATCCTCGTGCGATAGCCGCGTAACTCCACCAAAGCCTCGCACAGCAAGCCCATAAGGCGATAACGCGAGTCTAAAGGATCGTCTCCGTTAAGAACGGGTCTTGTGATTGCCGTGGCAGCTTCCTGAGCCGTGAGCTCGCCGTCAAGGTATGCGTTGAGAGCATTGCCCTCTTGGACATGACAACCATCCCCGGCCCTAAGTGCCTCCGGGGTCGGGGCGATTTGCGAACGAATCCATGCTTTTTTGTCTGACATGAAGATTCTTATGTGAGATGTACAATAGCGTGCTGGTGGTTTCGTTGAAGCGTCTTTTAGTTTCTCTTAGTGGTATCGCGTTAACAAGCGAGGTTATAATCGGCCCCTGACTTTCGAATCGTTACGACTATGAGCGCTCATGGTGTGACTAATCGTGACGTAGTCGTGCGTCAGCGACTGCTATTGCAATCAGTGTTACTCTAAGCTCGATGATCGAGTTATTCCTGTACGTAATATACGTTTCtaagtacagtatactttAGTGCGTATATATTATTTGGATGACCGAATGAGGCTTGCCGAACGAACCTAACGttactatatatatacgAGATAGTATTACTACCTTTAGATATAAGGGTATAATAAAGCTTATCTTCTATTCTATAGTCTATAGTAGAGCGAACCTAATCTAGTCTATATGTCTTACATAAGCtactatataataagtaCCGTTAATATAGTTtacgtcgccctcgacaggCTATCTATATATACGAAGGTATATTAGACCTAAGTCCCTAAAACTACCTAATTTACTTTCTTCTTTAAAATACTTTAGCTATTCTTAATTTGCGAACGATGAACTATCTTAGGTTAATCTATGCCCCTTAAGCGTTTTATTAATAGCATTAAAAATAGGGTCTAACGTAAGTAGCTCCGCTATAGCGATACTTAACGCCTAaaatatatacttaatacGGTCTAGAGGCTATTCTATCTTCTATATGCCGCCTACGATGCCGCTTACGATGCCGTTAAATAGCTCTCTCGCGAGACCCCCACCTTCATCAGCCTGCAAGGGCCAGTCGAGCCATCCTTCAAAGACCACtaccaacaacaacgacaacaccAAAGtcatcgccaacgacgagAAGCTCACCCCAGTCAATGTGATAAGTTGATACATCAAACCAAGCCCTACGCCTCATGACAGCCCATCGCGCGGGGGCGCAGTTTCACGTCTTATCCCGCGGCACCACTCGCTCACCTCGCATCAGCCTTCACACCGAAATATGATTTCCTGCATCCAATTTCAGCCCATACAACGCAATACTTGAGCCGGACTCAGACCACGACTTCCGTCTCACAGGACCTCATGATCGTGCGACATCATCATACCAGGCAACAGACATGCCCCCGCGTTTGACGAAacgcgcgcccgccaaggccaaggccaacaacacaaagtcggccaaggccatcacgAAGCTCCTCACCCACCCCAAGTCCGTCCTGGCGACGGCAGATCTCTACGTACGCCTCTCTCCCCCATGTACACACACTCTGTCTGCCTCTCtgtgtctctgtctctcccATACGAGCTTCCTCCACCTATCCCTAGCGCCGCAGCTCACCGTCCCCCCCTCGCAGAAAATATTCACCAACCCAACGGCGCGCGACGTcctcaccgacgaggagTGGGCCGAGATCACGGCCTTGttcccccccgccgcgcATCCCGTCAAGGAGCAGGCCGGGGCAACCTCAAAGGCAGAGGAGTCAGGCATGACGCAgctcaccgtcgccgcgctcacCAGCGACATGGGCTTCCGCCACGCGTGCGCCACGTACACAGAGAACCTCGCCGAGGGTAAGCACGAGGCCGGCTGGCTCGAGGACGCCTGGACCGCGCACGCGCAGAGAAAGGCCGGCGCCTTTGATGCCCACCTGGCCGCCAAGTTCGAGGACGACTGGGGtgtcgcgccgccaccgtcaccgtcgtgcGAAGGCAGCACCTCGTGGACGAGGGGGGGCTCGCGCGGGAGCGGAAGCGGCACTGTTGCACCCTAGCGGCCACAATCGCCTGCCTCTGTTGTTTCAGCGGTAGGTTGGCCCATGGCTCTCACAATGAGCTCGATGGCATAGCTTAACAGTTCCCCAAGGCAAGATGCGTCACGGCGTCACGACGCAACATTGGACTTTGTCGGTACACGGAGAAACCTGGATCTGGCTTGGAGTTGCCCCCGAGCAGCTGATTAAGAGAATGGCGTTTTTTGGACCAATATACCCCCAAGATGAGGCAGGCAACAACTGAAATGGTGTGGACGGTATGACAACGAGGCGAAAGCAGCAATTGCGAGAGTCGCAGAAGGGAAGATGGCCGAGAATTGTACCACCCGAAAATACTAAGCTTGACGATTCACTCGAATATCCCCTTAGCATATTTCGTGTcaaagtacttcgtagacGTGTAGATTGGTCAAAGCATTTCGACGGCTGCTAGATCAGATGCCTCATCAGTGCCGGGAAGATATTGTGGGGCGGCACCTCAACTTTTGACTTCATACTCGCAAACTACGGCTTTGCCTCACTGAAATTCCTCCATCCAACGTCGGCTTCACGCCCGCAGCGCCACGCAACACGCAGATACGAAAGCAGGAAATTTTCAAAACCAAAAAGAGTATCagggccgcgcgcgcaaaaTCGCCCAGCCGAGACGAcggacgctgctgctgctgcttgttgcttgctgccgcggccaCTGCCATGGCGTCCGTCTCGAGCGTCCACACCCGCTCGCACAGCCTGTTACTGCTGCAAAAGCTCCTCAACCTGCgcgacaccgccgccagcccgctgACGCTCGTGCTCGACAGTCTGGAGCAGCCCGCGggcccgctcgtcgccgagttCATCGCGCGCGCCAAGGTAACCTTGGGACaaagcccccctccccgtctgcGGAAAGAATACAGTATACACATACACCGGCTGGTGCCTGATGATGAGGAATGAGAAACCAATGGAGTCTGACCAGCGCTCTTTGTAACAGATCTCCAAGACCAAAGTCGTCTTCCTGTCGTTTGCCACGCTGAGGAAACCCCGCGGCGCGGATGtgctcgtcaaggccgctgGGCGGGACCTCGCGGCCGTCAGGCGCGAGCTGCAGGCTCATGTCCCGGCGTTTGATCCGGCGCAGACAAGGGCGAAGAAGCCGTCACAGCAGCGTAAGCGCCTTATAACCACTTGCTTCCTTTCTTTCCTATCGACGGTGTTCACGTCATCTGACTCtttgctgcttgctgctgcgcacaggagccgtcatcgtcatcgactCCATCAACAACCTCGCGTCCGCCGACGCAGGGTCCCTGGCCGCCTTCCTGtccagcatcatcacgcccaccgtcgccgtcgtcgccgtgtaccacgacgacgtgcccgTCATCCTGCCCAGGACGTTCAACGAGTACGAGCCGCACCCGTTCACGGTCCTGAGCcacctcgccaccgccgtcctgcgcgtCTCGAGCCTGCGCCAGGAGGTCGACCGGCAGGGCGCCCGCGACCGCGCGCTGCAGGAGCCCGAGTGGGGGCTCAAggagggccgcgagggcgtcattgtcgggctgcggccgcggggcagcagcagcagggcgggcgaggatggcagccacagcggcggcgtcgtcatcgacatggagctgcggcgacgcagcgGGAGAACCGTCGCCGAGAAATTCATCCTGCAACCCCCTGCCGCCAACGCCTCATCATCcgccactgctgccgccgctgtcggaCGCCCGCCGGGTAAGATCTCCCTACTGACCGATCACCACATATTTGCGaagcccacggcggcggcggcgggtggtggcggcgcgggcggggacggcgaaCAGGAAGAGCCGGAGAGCACCTTCAACCTCGGCCTCACGGAGAAGCAGCGCAAGGACAGGGAGGGCATCGTGCTGCCGTACTTTGACGCGCAGACGGAAatcggcgcgggcgagggcgggcgaaTATTGTACGACATGGGCAGggaggacatggacgactttgacgacgaagaggacgaaaTCTGACGTCGTAGTACAGCAATACAAACGACAACAAAGGACGCGCAACCGTATGAACGTGATTGCTCTATATTTTGTAGTATATCTTGCACATTTGGATGCCGTTACGCGACGCAGGGTAGTCTACTTTATACGTTAGAGGGAGAAGGACACTGGCACGAACGAATTTAGAGCTGGAGCCGGCCAGAGCTAATGGTGCGTGTTTGCTCCCTAATTAGCAAGTGGGCCAGCAGCCACCCGTTGCGTGCGCCGTCGCATCTTCAACACCACGTCGCCTCGAACCTCGATCCCGCCCCAACTCCGCCCCCAGcccaccgaccgaccgaccgtccAAACAGTCGCCGCCCCGACACGACGACAAATCACACGCCGCCCCCCGCAAAACCCCGACGCAGCATCGCGACGGCTCCTGCGAACGAGCGACGTATCCCCTTCATCCAACAGAAAAAGGCCGCCCCTGACGCCTTGCCCTTCGAGAAAACTAGGCTGCCGCGGGCACCGTGTTCGTTCTTGACACGTTGTTGCCAGGGCTTGGGCTTCCGGCCCTTCTTCATACTACATACCCGTTGCCGCCGGTGTcacccttcttctccttgcccCTCGTCTACGCCACCTTCTGTCAAGGACGGTATCTCTCTcacagccccccccccaccggTCAAGATGATTCGGTCGACGCAAATATCCCGGCTGGATGGGCTCATGCTCTGCGCctcggtcgacgacgagcaggtgAGAGcttgcctcccccccttctctcctCTTCCGGCTATGCAACAAAGGACAGCGAGCCGGGGACGTCTACTCCCTTCTCGTTTCTCCGCGCGTGAGTGAAAACCTACTGACCATCGCTTCTTCCGTCCCGCACGCAGtccgacggcgccgccctcaaggagGTCAAGCAGCAGACCAAGCAAGTCCTGCGCAAGCTCACGCGCAACTCGGAGCCCCAGGCCTCCATCGAGACGGGCAGCCACGCGATCCACTACCTCGTCGACAccgacgtcgtcttcctcgccatctGCGAGCGCTCGTACCCGCGCAAGCTCGCCTTCACCtacctcgccgacctcgcgcgcgagttcctcaccacccaccccgCGCAGCAGGTGCACAGCCCCCAGCTCCGGCCCTACGCCTTCATGGAGTTCGACGGCTTCATCGCCAAGACGCGCACCACgtacgccgacgcccgcgccgctcagaacctcgacaagctcaacGACGAGCTCCGCGACGTCACAAAGGTCATGACCAAGAACATCGAGGACCTGCTCTACCGCGGCGACTCCCTCGAGAAGATGGGCGAGATGAGCAGCCGCCtccgcgacgacagcaaaAAGTACCGCAGGGCCGCCGTGCGCATCAA from Purpureocillium takamizusanense chromosome 4, complete sequence includes the following:
- a CDS encoding uncharacterized protein (COG:S~EggNog:ENOG503NXMC), whose protein sequence is MASVSSVHTRSHSLLLLQKLLNLRDTAASPLTLVLDSLEQPAGPLVAEFIARAKISKTKVVFLSFATLRKPRGADVLVKAAGRDLAAVRRELQAHVPAFDPAQTRAKKPSQQRAVIVIDSINNLASADAGSLAAFLSSIITPTVAVVAVYHDDVPVILPRTFNEYEPHPFTVLSHLATAVLRVSSLRQEVDRQGARDRALQEPEWGLKEGREGVIVGLRPRGSSSRAGEDGSHSGGVVIDMELRRRSGRTVAEKFILQPPAANASSSATAAAAVGRPPGKISLLTDHHIFAKPTAAAAGGGGAGGDGEQEEPESTFNLGLTEKQRKDREGIVLPYFDAQTEIGAGEGGRILYDMGREDMDDFDDEEDEI
- the SEC22 gene encoding SNAP receptor (COG:U~TransMembrane:1 (i197-215o)~EggNog:ENOG503NUVF~BUSCO:EOG09264IG5), which gives rise to MIRSTQISRLDGLMLCASVDDEQSDGAALKEVKQQTKQVLRKLTRNSEPQASIETGSHAIHYLVDTDVVFLAICERSYPRKLAFTYLADLAREFLTTHPAQQVHSPQLRPYAFMEFDGFIAKTRTTYADARAAQNLDKLNDELRDVTKVMTKNIEDLLYRGDSLEKMGEMSSRLRDDSKKYRRAAVRINWELLLKQYGPFAGLGLFVLLFIYMRFF
- a CDS encoding uncharacterized protein (EggNog:ENOG503P5J1~COG:S), yielding MPPRLTKRAPAKAKANNTKSAKAITKLLTHPKSVLATADLYKIFTNPTARDVLTDEEWAEITALFPPAAHPVKEQAGATSKAEESGMTQLTVAALTSDMGFRHACATYTENLAEGKHEAGWLEDAWTAHAQRKAGAFDAHLAAKFEDDWGVAPPPSPSCEGSTSWTRGGSRGSGSGTVAP